From the genome of Cynocephalus volans isolate mCynVol1 chromosome 14, mCynVol1.pri, whole genome shotgun sequence, one region includes:
- the TMSB10 gene encoding thymosin beta-10, with protein sequence MADKPDMGEIASFDKAKLKKTETQEKNTLPTKETIEQEKRSEIS encoded by the exons ATGGCAGACAAGCCGGACATGGGGGAAATCGCCAGCTTCGATAAGGCCAAGCTGAAGAAAACGGAGACGCAGGAGAAGAACACCCTGCCGACCAAAGAGA CCATTGAGCAGGAGAAGCGGAGTGAAATCTCTTAA